The proteins below are encoded in one region of Penicillium psychrofluorescens genome assembly, chromosome: 4:
- a CDS encoding uncharacterized protein (ID:PFLUO_006726-T1.cds;~source:funannotate) → MSAAVASSASTIAPMDSKKEESSASISESKDQKPDVDTQSSLGPPPRPAATGATDTPDYFNSVHNPFSLEPNPFEQSFSGDGETPGKSLLPPVASLTSPALPGTSSAGGYNWTNSLRSGPLSPAMLPGPTGSSDYFDSINRGFPTPNESSLRTGLTPGGGGSMFPAPSPNSQALLQQLQSGGATPSTIEFHRTALTAKKNSTNGPTSGQTEQEQPQNTNMDVKGSQNASADSFTHHDAADAANGLFMLAKGGQQMNQSAMNEQNRATTRRVSHNTNGNSGREMSGESDQMGPTKPSAKGKGKKNAPKGAAANNRRKAEEPASKGPNKKAKMAESPSDDMSDDDDDDMKMDGPMDTKKMTDEEKRRNFLERNRVAALKCRQRKKQWLANLQAKVELFTTENDALTATVTQLREEIVNLKTLLLAHKDCPVSQAQGLGPLMMNGMSTGYDHHHAYNMSNNMGMQHGGPIPAQGMRR, encoded by the exons ATGTCTGCTGCGGTCGCATCCAGCGCGTCGACGATTGCGCCCATGGACTCGAAGAAGGAAG AatcgtcggcctcgatctcggaGTCCAAGGACCAGAAACCGGACGTAGACACCCAATCGTCACTGGGGCCGCCTCCCCGACCGGCCGCGACAGGTGCGACCGACACTCCCGACTACTTCAATTCCGTGCACAACCCGTTCTCCCTGGAACCCAATCCGTTCGAGCAGTCCTTTAGCGGAGACGGCGAGACCCCTGGAAAGTCGCTCCTGCCGCCGGTCGCCTCGCTCACCTCGCCGGCCCTGCCTGGAACCAGTTCGGCGGGTGGTTACAACTGGACCAACTCGCTGCGCTCGGGGCCCTTGAGCCCTGCGATGCTTCCGGGGCCCACCGGATCTAGTGACTACTTTGACAGCATCAATCGAGGCTTCCCGACCCCGAACGAATCGTCCCTCCGCACTGGTCTCACCcccggcggcggaggttCTATGTTCCCAGCCCCCAGCCCCAACTCTCAAGCTCTCCTGCAACAACTCCAAAGCGGCGGCGCGACTCCCTCGACGATCGAGTTCCACCGCACTGCACTTACCGCCAAGAAGAATAGTACGAATGGTCCGACATCTGGCCAGACCGAGCAAGAACAACCACAGAACACGAACATGGATGTGAAGGGCTCCCAGAACGCCTCCGCGGACTCATTCACCCACCACGATGCGGCTGATGCGGCCAACGGCTTGTTCATGCTAGCAAAGGGTGGTCAGCAGATGAACCAATCCGCCATGAACGAACAGAATCGCGCCACGACGCGGCGCGTCTCGCACAATACGAACGGCAACAGCGGCCGTGAGATGAGCGGCGAATCAGACCAGATGGGGCCCACCAAGCCTTctgccaagggcaagggcaagaagaacgcaCCCAAAGGAGCCGCTGCGAATAATCGGCGCAAGGCCGAAGAGCCCGCGTCGAAAGGTCCTAATaagaaggcgaagatggcTGAATCGCCTTCGGATGACATGTcggatgacgatgacgatgacatGAAGATGGATGGTCCGATGgacacgaagaagatgaccgatgaagagaagaggcGCAACTTCTTGGAGCGCAATCG TGTCGCGGCTCTGAAGTGTCGTCAACGGAAGAAGCAGTGGCTGGCCAATCTCCAGGCCAAGGTCGAGCTCTTTACGACGGAGAATGATGCGCTCACCGCAACGGTGACCCAGCTCCGCGAGGAAATTGTCAATCTCAAAACCCTGCTACTTGCGCACAAGGACTGCCCGGTCTCCCAGGCCCAGGGTCTTGGCCCGCTCATGATGAACGGCATGTCCACTGGAtatgatcatcatcatgcctACAACATGTCCAACAACATGGGCATGCAGCACGGTGGGCCGATCCCAGCCCAGGGCATGCGCCGgtaa
- a CDS encoding uncharacterized protein (ID:PFLUO_006727-T1.cds;~source:funannotate) — translation MNTDGPKDRKKMNDEEKKRDRLERNRVAAVKSRQPKKQWLGNLHAKIELLRVPVHGQNVPVPNLSAPTTKEMGGGMGMGGMIPAMMQEMQLDHHD, via the exons ATGAATACGGATGGCCCAAAGGACCGGAAGAAGATGAatgacgaagagaagaagcgcgacCGCTTAGAGCGCAATCG TGTCGCAGCTGTGAAGAGTCGTCAACCGAAGAAGCAGTGGCTGGGCAATCTCCATGCCAAGATCGAACTACTGAGAGTCCCTGTCCACGGCCAGAACGTACCTGTCCCCAATCTGAGCGCTCCAACAACCAAAGAAatgggcggcggcatgggcatgggAGGCATGATCCCTGCTATGATGCAGGAAATGCAACTTGATCACCATGATTGA
- a CDS encoding uncharacterized protein (ID:PFLUO_006728-T1.cds;~source:funannotate) — MEDTSRKPRPSRACEICHEKKIRCDLIDGIPCSNCRAYNASCRPHVRQRKRRRLDSTATATSPKRDSWLQEREALDQQQNSTLSQPTTPLSPRRQDAGIPADPNHCNGNQAPVETPAADPVDNETPDSRGYLGRLEYLGVAASQAKGTTEAPASENILSAEEKAILKIHRAFDLPPPAIQQSLIDTFKTYCAPWTPIVENSWLREPRSNPPSLLLLQSVFVAGSRLAAAPHISASSETYYRRAKALFFSSYEKNPIIKIAAACLLNWFNPAAPEEVSLDSSNFWLRVAVSVAYQIGLHREPPRGKFASYRRKLWWTLVARDCQISAAHGRPRAISLEDSNVAPLSARDFPARNDNAEFFMAHVNISLIMGDVTQTYLRHQLSPVKRRELRNALYCWVTELPDKLCLFSQGPTRRLHPYNMCTRSLYIPYFVTVLILYRSVTPHETSTAITAVASSFICGIFEEFLARDECRFLAAGFKFYAFAAGVAQLNARSYIALQPDIRQEVETVKHALTAHAERWPSAKNNIRILENIGKTMPTQMQQTDHLPVLPSHHDAFQLFRAFGPELCHMWYLVDQKSAAARSENMGKVPWQTDDCSDDIVQPGSREPQAGLPMAPQPPLAPGDFADPLTSLPMLDTQSPDLTMDSSIWTWPVMSGNWLLDGLPGGYPSGEGWE; from the exons ATGGAGGACACTTCACGGAAACCACGGCCTTCTCGGGCCTGTGAGATCTGCCATGAGAAGAAA ATCCGCTGTGACCTGATAGACGGCATTCCCTGCTCAAACTGCCGCGCCTATAATGCCTCCTGCAG GCCGCATGTACGTCAGCGCAAACGCAGGCGATTGGACTCGACGGCGACAGCCACCAGCCCCAAAAGGGATTCCTGGCTCCAGGAGCGAGAGGCGCTggaccagcagcagaactCAACACTAAGTCAACCGACTACCCCATTATCACCGCGCAGACAGGATGCGGGGATCCCAGCGGACCCCAATCACTGCAATGGGAATCAGGCCCCCGTAGAGACACCGGCGGCTGATCCCGTCGACAATGAAACGCCTGATAGCCGCGGATACCTCGGTCGACTAGAGTACCTAGGCGTGGCAGCATCCCAGGCGAAGGGAACGACCGAGGCACCGGCGTCGGAAAACATCCTATCTGCAGAGGAAAAGGCTATTCTCAAAATCCACCGCGCCTTCGATCTACCTCCACCTGCCATCCAGCAGTCTCTCATTGATACATTCAAAACCTACTGTGCGCCCTGGACGCCCATTGTGGAAAACAGCTGGTTACGCGAGCCCAGGTCCAACCCGCCGTCCCTCCTGCTCTTACAGAGCGTCTTCGTGGCCGGCAGCCGACTCGCAGCAGCTCCGCACATATCCGCTTCGTCCGAGACCTACTACCGCCGGGCCAAGGCTCTCTTTTTCAGTAGCTATGAGAAGAACCCCATCATCAAAATCGCAGCGGCTTGTTTGCTGAACTGGTTCAACCCAGCCGCGCCAGAAGAGGTCTCCCTGGATAGCAGCAATTTCTGGCTTCGCGTGGCCGTCAGCGTGGCCTACCAAATCGGGTTGCATCGAGAGCCTCCGAGGGGAAAGTTTGCAAGCTATCGGCGAAAGCTTTGGTGGACACTGGTG GCGCGAGATTGTCAAATATCTGCAGCCCATGGCAGGCCGAGAGCCATCAGTCTAGAAGACTCGAATGTGGCACCGTTGTCTGCGCGAGATTTCCCTGCCCGTAATGACAACGCAGAGTTTTTCATGGCCCATGTGAACATCTCGCTGATCATGGGCGACGTGACTCAAACTTATTTACGACACCAGCTCTCGCCGGTGAAGCGGAGAGAACTTCGGAATGCGCTGTATTGCTGGGTCACTGAACTACCAGACAAATTATGTCTCTTCAGCCAGGGACCCACCCGGCGCCTGCATCCTTACAACATGTGCACGCGCAGTCTGTACATACCCTATTTTGTAACAGTACTGATCCTTTACCGATCCGTCACACCGCACGAGACATCCACGGCCATTACAGCCGTTGCGTCGTCTTTTATCTGCGGGATCTTCGAAGAATTCCTAGCCCGCGACGAGTGTCGCTTCTTAGCAGCAGGGTTCAAATTCTACGCCTTCGCAGCAGGGGTGGCGCAGCTGAATGCACGCTCCTATATCGCGCTGCAGCCTGATATCAGACAGGAAGTTGAGACCGTAAAACACGCGCTCACGGCGCACGCGGAACGCTGGCCTTCCGCGAAGAATAACATTCGCATTCTGGAGAATATCGGCAAGACAATGCCGACGCAGATGCAGCAGACTGACCATCTGCCTGTCCTTCCCAGCCACCATGATGCATTCCAATTGTTCCGCGCGTTTGGTCCAGAACTGTGTCACATGTGGTACTTGGTTGATCAGAAGAGTGCCGCTGCACGCAGCGAGAATATGGGGAAGGTTCCCTGGCAGACTGATGACTGCTCGGACGATATTGTGCAGCCGGGTTCGAGGGAGCCGCAAGCTGGGTTGCCGATGGCGCCTCAGCCGCCTCTGGCACCGGGTGACTTTGCGGATCCGTTGACTTCCTTGCCCATGCTCGATACTCAAAGTCCCGATCTTACCATGGACTCCAGTATCTGGACCTGGCCTGTGATGAGCGGTAACTGGCTTCTTGATGGGTTACCTGGTGGATATCCCTCAGGAGAAGGGTGGGAGTAG
- a CDS encoding uncharacterized protein (ID:PFLUO_006729-T1.cds;~source:funannotate) — protein MLFNFTARREAIEKDGVYVGGYGIRRAFVAVKQDGVYDTSEDRIEAMNAVEQDWDAKEERALVRKLDFRVLLPCCLVYFMAYLDRANLGNVKVLQVGTPSSLVSALHLKGTQFNWAVSISYFAVTALLLPSTIILKKYSAKRYFPCAMLLWGTIVMSMAGIKNGAGLLAARFCLGIPESGIVPCCVMYFSFWYRPRERALRLAFFHVSNSVAGAVSGFLAAGLDHLDGKGGLMSWQWVFIIEGAIPLVMAPVIYLLLLTFPEESTALSERERYIAINRFGRGSTRSTDITWDTAAFIRIMTRPSTYCFFITYICLTTIAVSQATFLPSIFHYFLKFGATKSNVYTAALNLAIIAPYLVIPWHSDKVRERIWHYLFCMLSSIPCYGVWLYFSYHSDDTSIAPISLYGLGLLGMMVVVAQPIILSYRSATLYGAAEQSVGTSAAVASLSIASIIAPQMFPDADAPLFHSGFIGCATLQVICVISCLCIPILLLLEAEQRKRKTGHAMPLRAILDAENSQVSEATLARLHAIQEQEAKELEDMKLGASGGNIQHVEDVESR, from the exons ATGCTTTTCAACTTCACTGCTCGTCGGGAGGCTATCGAGAAAGATGGCGTCTATGTTGGTGGATATGGTATCCGCAGGGCATTTGTGGCTGTCAAGCAAGATGGTGTATATG ATACTAGCGAAGACAGGATCGAAGCAATGAACGCAGTCGAGCAGGACTGGGATGCGAAAGAGGAACGCGCTCTGGTTCGGAAACTGGACTTTCGTGTGTTGCTCCCTTGCTGCCTGGTGTATTTCATGGC GTATCTCGATCGAGCCAACCTGGGAAACGTCAAAGTGCTTCAGGTTGGGACCCCCAGCTCGCTTGTTTCGGCCCTTCACCTTAAAGGAACCCAGTTCAACTGGGCAGTCTCAATTTCATATTTCGCGGTGACAGCGCTGCTTTTGCCGTCCACTATCATTCTCAAGAAATATTCCGCGAAACGATACTTTCCATGTGCCATGCTTCTCT GGGGAACCATTGTCATGTCCATGGCTGGAATCAAGAACGGGGCTGGGCTTCTGGCGGCTCGGTTTTGCCTTGGTATTCCCGAGTCTGGAATTG TTCCCTGCTGTGTCATGTACTTCAGTTTCTGGTATCGACCTCGAGAACGAGCGCTGAGGCTCGCGTTTTTCCATGTCTCAAACTCAGTTGCAGGGGCTGTCTCTGGGTTTCTGGCAGCGGGTCTAGATCAC CTTGATGGCAAAGGCGGTCTTATGTCCTGGCAATGGGtgttcatcatcgaaggCGCTATTCCCTTGGTCATGGCGCCTGTGATTTACCTCTTGCTCCTTACTTTCCCCGAAGAGTCGACGGCACTCTCTGAGCGAG AGCGATATATTGCGATTAATCGCTTCGGTCGTGGGTCAACTCGCTCTACAGATATAACCTGGGATACAGCAGCATTTATCCGCATTATGACACGGCCGTCTACATACTGTTTCTTCATTACTTATATTTGCTTAACTACCATTGCCGTGTCCCAGGCAACGTTTTTGCCCTCTATTTTCCATTAC TTCTTGAAATTCGGCGCTACCAAGTCCAATGTGTATACTGCTGCTCTGAACCTGGCTATTATAGCACCATACCTAGTCATTCCATGGCATAGTGACAAGGTCCGGGAACGCATCTGGCATTATCTCTTCTGCATGCTTTCCAGCATACCCTGCTATG GGGTCTGGCTTTACTTCTCTTACCACTCAGATGACACCTCCATCGCACCGATTAGCCTGTACGGgctcggcctcctcggcatgatggtggtggttgcCCAGCCTATCATCTTGAGCTACCGCTCTGCCACTTTATACGGAGCAGCAGAACAATCAGTCGGCACTTCAGCTGCTGTGGCAAGCTTGTCGATAGCCAGTATTATTGCACCTCAG ATGTTCCCAGATGCAGATGCTCCACTCTTCCACAGCGGCTTCATTGGATGTGCGACCTTGCAAGTCATTTGTGTTATCTCGTGTCTATGCATTCCgattctccttcttctggaggCCGAGCAGCGCAAAAGGAAAACAGGGCATGCGATGCCACTGCGCGCTATCTTGGATGCGGAGAATTCGCAAGTCTCAGAGGCAACGTTGGCTCGGCTGCATGCTATCCAGGAACAGGAGGCTAAGGAACTTGAGGATATGAAGCTTGGAGCTTCTGGTGGAAATATACAGCATGTAGAGGATGTTGAGAGCCGTTGA
- a CDS encoding uncharacterized protein (ID:PFLUO_006730-T1.cds;~source:funannotate), protein MSDDSWVNDLKPAAPDGATTIQAERKRSNVDINALAQHLLGNEFLERQTRILSLLQQDHLFSKAQQGNFGHPERYKLGLARAKRLRQMADKYNWDDEDHEMAKHLVDDVSPYQLNVSMFRQTLLEQTSPEQKKYWMDLHASWTTIGAYAQTELGHGSNVRGIELTARWEPRTKEFVLHSPTLTASKWWNGSLGRTATHSVIAAQLLLPEKDSSGKTVYKNYGHHLFVSRVRDAETHKPLPGLVIGDIGPKYGYASMDNAYMLFNNFRIPHSAMLSRYSWVDPETGKYHKPENPAVVYGSMTHSRKRIVMAARLVLARAVTIAIRYCSVRRQFRDKENPQPLENAVLDYPTVQIRLLPLLATTYALHYTGEQMGQIYDATRSSVDAGNLSSLIDLHSLSSGLKSLSSDLASAGIEICRRAMGGHGFGGGSGLIQLNADYLSKPTVEGDNWMITQQMARYLVKKAELVATTSQRFSPSNRTEVTLNAFYQTRSARQKNFRIYQDDSQLVSAFEHRAASLTFDAYTAYRVNKRSWNSLLIQMHELSHAQSELILVYNFFDGLKGDSTLPQETKNLLWLNFRLFALHTINKSSRQFSRCGAVREEDLDELPDRILQLMQEIRPHAVRLVDSWSIPDYLLDSALGRSDGRVYEDLFNRAHRLNPLNKVTFNPDYRTDEIVKGSGDGGAILSKL, encoded by the exons ATGTCTGACGATTCCTGGGTCAACGACCTCAAGCCTGCTGCCCCCGACGgggccaccaccatccaggcGGAACGAAAGCGCTCCAATGTCGACATCAATGCACTGGCTCAGCATTTGTTAGGAAATGAGTTTCTTGAGCGTCAGACCCGTATTTTGAGTCTGCTGCAACAAGATCACCTCTTTTCCAAAGCGCAGCAAGGAAACTTTGGCCACCCAGAACGGTACAAGCTCGGCCTCGCGCGCGCTAAGCGCCTTCGGCAGATGGCAGACAAGTATAACTGGGATGACGAGGATCATGAGATGGCAAAGCACTTAGTGGATGACGTCTCTCCTTATCAACTCAATGTTTCGATGTTCCGGCAGACACTCCTCGAGCAGACGAGTCcggagcagaagaagtaCTGGATGGATCTCCATGCTTCCTGGACTACCATCGGTGCATATGCGCAGACAGAGCTGGGTCATGGAAGCAACGTCCGAGGCATTGAACTGACGGCGCGCTGGGAGCCAAGGACCAAGGAGTTTGTCTTGCATTCGCCTACTCTGACAGCTAGCAAGTGGTGGAATGGCTCGCTGGGGCGTACTGCCACACATTCCGTGATTGCTGCACAGCTGCTGCTCCCAGAGAAAGACTCGAGTGGCAAGACTGTGTACAAGAACTATGGACATCACCTTTTTGTCTCTAGGGTTCGAGACGCCGAGACGCACAAGCCTCTTCCTGGACTTGTGATTGGTGATATTGGTCCGAAATACGGCTACGCTTCCATGGACAATGCGTACATGCTGTTCAACAACTTCAG GATTCCGCACAGTGCAATGCTCAGCCGGTACAGTTGGGTAGATCCTGAAACAGGAAAATATCACAAGCCAGAGAACCCAGCGGTAGTCTATGGCTCTATGACCCAT TCTCGCAAGCGCATCGTCATGGCAGCACGTCTGGTCCTAGCTCGCGCCGTAACAATTGCCATTCGGTATTGTTCCGTCCGCCGACAATTCCGAGACAAAGAAAACCCTCAGCCCCTAGAGAATGCGGTGTTGGACTATCCCACTGTCCAGATTCGCCTGCTTCCTCTCTTGGCTACTACCTACGCACTACACTACACCGGCGAACAGATGGGCCAAATCTACGACGCGACAAGAAGCAGCGTAGATGCAGGCAATTTGTCTTCGCTTATTGATTTGCACAGTTTATCTTCCGGCTTGAAGAGCTTGTCTAGTGACCTTGCGTCGGCGGGTATCGAGATTTGCCGTCGTGCGATGGGTGGCCATGGATTCGGTGGTGGTAGCGGCCTCATTCAGTTGAATGCTGATTACTTGTCCAAGCCCACAGTGGAGGGCGACAATTGGATGATTACCCAGCAGATGGCGCGGTACCTGGTCAAAAAGGCGGAGCTGGTCGCCACCACCTCGCAGCGCTTCTCGCCGTCCAACCGAACCGAAGTGACTTTGAACGCTTTTTACCAGACGCGTTCTGCGAGACAGAAAAACTTCCGGATCTATCAAGATGACAGCCAGCTTGTTTCAGCATTTGAGCACCGTGCCGCTTCTCTG ACTTTTGATGCATATACCGCATACCGAGTCAATAAAAGAAGCTGGAATTCCCTGTTAATCCAAATGCACGAGCTCAGTCACGCCCAATCGGAGCTCATTCTCGTCTACAACTTCTTCGACGGCCTCAAGGGAGATAGCACATTACCGCAGGAAACCAAGAATCTGCTGTGGCTCAACTTCCGACTTTTCGCCTTGCACACAATCAACAAGTCCAGCCGACAGTTCTCTCGCTGTGGAGCTGTTCGCGAGGAGGATCTTGATGAGTTGCCAGACCGTATTCTACAGCTGATGCAGGAGATTCGGCCGCATGCTGTTCGTTTGGTGGATTCTTGGTCTATTCCGGACTATCTTCTGGATAG TGCTCTGGGACGGTCTGATGGCAGGGTTTATGAGGACCTTTTCAACCGAGCTCATCGCTTGAATCCGCTTAACAAGGTCACCTTCAATCCTGACTACCGTACTGATGAGATTGTTAAGGGATCTGGGGATGGTGGGGCTATCCTCTCGAAGCTATAA
- a CDS encoding uncharacterized protein (ID:PFLUO_006731-T1.cds;~source:funannotate): protein MPSRDPQSHHDYSKLPRDVGDTILPNFSIFNRLLFFAGNRDNIVVNDVTNGLKATHRQLLSDVLHLRNALQARLDPDTRRRLLQGDEVAINLLASGGYEFATAFLALLALGAVIVPISVNVPLEEAMYFAKTSRSVGIVCSIKCAKLGNELASAMNASSMPGFISMEIRPYICKPQIPVAQMAISSDHFLDYLGAGLAIFTSGTSGPPKGAIKRRSFLDMNASAIAQWYHLQETDVVLHTLPVHHATGIGISFMPFLLAGSGIEFQSFGFDPAQIWERWRQGGLTIFSGVPTMYMRMMRYFDENISKRSPAEIQSYIDAARSFRIMMSGSAALPFSLQTKWIKLLDGKRILERYGATEFSSVFSVKPGDSKNPDGSVGKAFFGLQVKLSGGNEGEVLVKSPHMFKEYMYNPTATAAAFTPDGFYKTGDIARREGDYYFILGRASIDIIKSGGYKISALDIEREILDLPYIGEVMVVGVEDEEYGQRIAAAITLRDNISSVSLEKLRTDLRSRLAGYKLPTILRVVDEFPKSASGKVVKRILGKKFFSQLDDPSIQTWRSRQSKI, encoded by the exons ATGCCTTCAAGGGATCCTCAGAGTCACCATGACTACTCAAAATTACCTCGGGATGTTGGAGATACCATTCTACCCAATTTTTCCATATTCAATCgtctccttttctttgctgGCAATCGCGATAATATCGTGGTCAACGACGTCACGAATGGCCTCAAAGCAACGCATCGACAGCTCCTCTCTGATGTACTGCACCTCCGCAATGCACTCCAGGCACGTTTGGATCCCGATACTAGACGCCGTCTTTTGCAAGGCGACGAGGTTGCTATAAATCTACTTGCATCGGGAGGCTATGAATTCGCAACTGCGTTCCTCGCATTACTTGCCTTGGGCGCGGTAATCGTACCGATTT CTGTCAACGTACCTCTCGAGGAAGCAATGTACTTCGCCAAAACCTCTCGATCAGTTGGTATCGTTTGCTCGATAAAATGCGCAAAGCTGGGGAACGAGCTTGCCAGCGCTATGAATGCATCCAGCATGCCTGGGTTTATCTCTATGGAAATCCGTCCGTATATCTGCAAGCCGCAAATTCCTGTCGCTCAGATGGCTATCTCATCAGACCACTTCCTTGACTACCTCGGAGCGGGACTGGCGATCTTCACCTCGGGGACGAGTGGTCCGCCGAAAGGTGCAATCAAACGGCGCTCATTCCTTGACATGAATGCCTCAGCAATCGCACAGTGGTACCATCTCCAGGAAACGGACGTGGTCCTGCACACTTTGCCTGTGCACCACGCCACGGGAATTGGGATTAGCTTCATGCCGtttctcctcgctggctcAGGGATCGAGTTCCAATCCTTTGGGTTTGACCCAGCTCAGATCTGGGAGCGCTGGCGACAGGGCGGCctcaccatcttctccggtgTTCCCACCATGTACATGCGCATGATGAGATACTTTGACGAGAATATCTCTAAGCGGTCTCCCGCGGAAATCCAGTCTTACATTGATGCGGCCAGATCGTTCCGGATAATGATGTCGGGTAGTGCGGCGCTGCCTTTCTCGCTGCAGACTAAGTGGATCAAGTTGTTGGATGGCAAGCGGATTCTGGAGAGGTATGGGGCTACCGAGTTCAGCAGTGTGTTCAGCGTCAAGCCTGGTGATTCGAAGAATCCAGAT GGCTCCGTGGGAAAGGCCTTCTTTGGTCTGCAGGTGAAGCTGTCCGGTGGAAACGAGGGAGAAGTGCTGGTGAAGAGCCCGCATATGTTCAAAGA GTACATGTACAACCCCACCgctaccgccgccgcctttACCCCGGATGGTTTTTACAAGACTGGAGACATAGCCCGTCGTGAGGGAGACTACTACTTCATCCTTGGACGAGCCTCGATCGACA TCATCAAATCAGGTGGCTACAAAATCTCCGCACTGGACATCGAGCGCGAGATTCTCGACCTCCCCTATATCGGCGAGGTCATGGTAGTCGGAGTCGAAGACGAAGAGTACGGACAAAGAATTGCTGCTGCAATTACCCTGAGAGATAAC ATCTCATCTGTGTCTCTGGAAAAGCTGCGTACGGATCTTCGCTCGCGTCTGGCTGGGTATAAACTGCCCACTATCCTGCGTGTGGTAGATGAGTTCCCCAAGAGTGCATCTGGAAAGGTTGTGAAGAGGATTTTGGGCAAGAAGTTCTTCTCGCAGCTCGACGATCCGAGCATCCAGACCTGGCGGTCTCGACAGTCTAAGATTTAG
- a CDS encoding uncharacterized protein (ID:PFLUO_006732-T1.cds;~source:funannotate) — METDTKFLKVERNGAVFIITLQKPPENRLTMSLCQSLISTYRRIEQTLSEKPEPEGAVILRGQDAKFFTTGLDLDERDTNIFASTDGFYPLVRTILDFPFPTICLITGHTFGGACLLTLAHDYRIMNSKRGFWSMPPANLGLHFNGMGALLRAKLHPQVARKVLLEAHKFTGKEALEAGIVDEIAAPEEMLDRALALAEKVKGKSRMGVFALLRSELYGDALKEFQQISHVHSRETSRQPKAKI, encoded by the exons ATGGAAACAGACACCAAGTTCCTCAAGGTCGAGCGCAATGGCGCCGTCTTTATCATCACATTACAGAAACCCCCAGAGAATCGCCTGACAATGAGCTTGTGTCAGTCTCTGATTAGTACCTACCGCCGCATTGAGCAGACGCTCTCTGAAAAGCCTGAGCCCGAAGGCGCAGTGATCTTGCGCGGGCAGGATGCGAAATTCTTCACTACT GGACTGGATCTAGACGAAAGAGATACCAATATCTTCGCTAGCACCGACGGTTTCTACCCG CTCGTCCGCACAATCCTCGACTTCCCCTTCCCAACAATCTGTCTGATTACGGGACACACGTTCGGCGGCGCCTGTCTGCTGACTCTAGCACACGACTACCGAATCATGAATTCCAAGCGCGGCTTCTGGTCCATGCCACCGGCGAACCTGGGTCTTCATTTCAACGGAATGGGCGCATTACTACGAGCCAAGTTGCACCCCCAGGTGGCGAGGAAGGTCCTCTTGGAAGCACACAAGTTCACCGGCAAAgaggcgctggaggcggGGATTGTGGATGAGATTGCCgcgccggaggagatgctggatcGGgctctggcgctggcggagaaggtgaagggGAAGTCTCGCATGGGGGTGTTTGCGCTGCTGCGGAGTGAGCTCTATGGGGATGCGTTGAAGGAGTTTCAGCAGATTAGCCATGTGCATAGTCGGGAGACGTCGAGGCAGCCGAAGGCGAAGATCTAG
- a CDS encoding uncharacterized protein (ID:PFLUO_006733-T1.cds;~source:funannotate): MAARDPITCHCLNTLSGTPAANLPVTLTLLTPPASASSPITFHATTNADGRVANWASAGTASVTVSALLASLPAADTKTNWSVRFEVGPWYEAQGVDSFWPEVEVKFTVKGRGREGEEGWRHYHVPVLLGPWNYSTYRGS, translated from the coding sequence atggccgcgCGCGACCCCATTACCTGCCACTGTCTCAACACGCTATCGGGCACTCCGGCGGCAAACCTGCCCGTGACCCTCACCCTACTCACCCCGCCTGCCTCCGCGTCCAGCCCGATCACCTTCCACGCAACCACGAATGCCGACGGCCGCGTCGCAAACTGGGCCTCCGCCGGCACGGCTTCGGTGACCGTCTCCGCGCTGCTAGCGTCGCTGCCCGCGGCTGATACCAAGACGAACTGGTCGGTGCGCTTCGAGGTCGGCCCCTGGTATGAGGCTCAGGGCGTGGACAGTTTCTGGCCCGAGGTCGAGGTCAAATTCACCGTCAAGGGTCGTGGCcgcgagggcgaggagggatGGCGCCATTACCATGTGCCGGTGCTGCTCGGGCCTTGGAATTACTCGACGTATCGGGGGTCGTGA